The genomic DNA CCAAGCTGACCGAGCAGATCGAGCTGCGCAAGAAGAGCCGCAACGACATTGAGCAGGACACCCGCATCCAGATCGAAACCAAGAATCTGGAGGCCGATCGCCAGTCGATGCTGATCGCCCGCGACGCCGAATTCGCCCGGCTGGAACAGGAGCGCGAGGTCGAAATGCGCCGCGCCGCGCAGGTGGCCGAAGTCGCGCGCGAACAGTCGCTGCGCCAGCAGGAAGCCGAACAGGCGAAGATCGAAGCGAAGAAGCTGGTCGACAGCCAGCAAATCGAGGCTGACCGCGCCGTCAAACAGGCCCGCATCGCGCAGGAGCAGGCGCTCGAACTCGCCCGGCAGGAACAGCAGATCGCGGTCCAGAACAAGAGCCGTCAGGAAAGCCAGGCCAAGGCCGAAGCCGACGAGGCCCGTGCCAAGGCGGTCGCCGCCGAGGAACAGGTGCAAACGTCGCGCGCCACCGAGATCGCCGAACGCGCCAAGCGGATCGAACTGATCGACGCCGCGCGCGAGGCTGAACGCGCCGCCATTTCGGTGCGGGTCGAGGCGGAGGCCGAGAAACAGGCCGCCGCCGACCGCGCCGAAGCGCTGCGCGTCGCGGCCGAAGGTGAGGCCGAAGCCGCCAAGCTGCGCGCCGAGGCCGATCGCGTCCGTTTCGAGGTGGAAGCCGCCGGCCAGCGCGCGGTCAACGAAGCCGCTAACCTCCTCTCCTCCGATCAGATGTCGCTCCAGACCAAGCTGGCCCTGCTCAAGGTGCTGCCCGACCTGATCCGCGAAGCTGCCAAACCGATGGAATCGATCGACTCGATTCGGATCGTGCAGGTGGACGGCCTGACCGGCGGCGGCAGCACCACCGCCGGCGATGGCCTGGTCGGCACCGGCGGCGATCAGAATCTCGCCAGCGCCGCCGTCTCCGCCGCGCTCCGCTACCGCGCGCAGGCGCCGGTGATTGATGGACTGATGAAGGAACTGGGCCTTGACGGCTCCACCCTCGACACGCTGGTCAAGAGCGCCGTGGACCCGGCTCCGGTGGCCCCCGTGATCGTTGAGAAGATCCTGCCCGACAAGGCGGAGGGGTAAGACCGATCATGCCCGCCCAGCCATTCGCCAGAAGCAGGAATGGCTGGGATGAAAAGCAGGAGCCCAGTCCAGACGTTGCGATGATGGTGTGAGGGTAGGACTGGGTTCCTGCCTTCGCAGGAACAGGGCGCGTTTTGTGCGCAACGTGCTTAAGGGAAGAAAATGGTCGCAATCGGCCCGCAATCCCCCACAACAGCCTCAACGCTGCCATCCCGCCCCTTGGCATCCCCCTTCCGCGACGATAGCCCCACCGCCATGACCGCTCCCGTCGCCCCCCGTCGCACCGCCGCGATTCTCTTCATCCTCATCACGGCGCTGCTCGATGTCATGTCGATGGGGATCACCATCCCGGTGCTGCCGCAGCTCATCGAAACACTGTCGGGATCGGATGCCGCCGCGGGCATGTGGAACGGCCTGTTCGTCGCGCTCTGGGCCGGAATGCAATTTCTCTGCTCCCCGCTGATCGGCTCGCTATCCGACCGCTTCGGGCGGCGGCCGGTAATTCTGATCTCGGTCGCGGGACTGGCGCTCGACTATGTGCTGATGGCGCTCGCCCCTAATCTCTGGTGGCTGGCGCTCGGCCGCATCCTCGCCGGCGTCACCTCGTCCAGCTTCACCTCGACCTTCGCCTATATGGCCGACATCACCCCGCCGGAGGGCCGGGCTAAGGGCTATGGCCTGATCGGCGCGGCGTTCAGCG from Sphingobium sp. CAP-1 includes the following:
- a CDS encoding flotillin family protein produces the protein MTLPAVQQGFSILPYAMIAGSGLLVLIVLGIVIARLYKRASKEIGFVRTGFGGEKVVMNGGALVLPIFHETMPVNMNTVRLAVERKNADALITLDRLRIDVKAEFYVRVRPDAQSIATAAQTLGMRTMNPEALKELVEGKFVDALRSVAAGMTMNQLHEQRGDFVQKVQQVSSVDLAMNGLELESVSLTGLDQTSIEHFNANNAFDAEGLTKLTEQIELRKKSRNDIEQDTRIQIETKNLEADRQSMLIARDAEFARLEQEREVEMRRAAQVAEVAREQSLRQQEAEQAKIEAKKLVDSQQIEADRAVKQARIAQEQALELARQEQQIAVQNKSRQESQAKAEADEARAKAVAAEEQVQTSRATEIAERAKRIELIDAAREAERAAISVRVEAEAEKQAAADRAEALRVAAEGEAEAAKLRAEADRVRFEVEAAGQRAVNEAANLLSSDQMSLQTKLALLKVLPDLIREAAKPMESIDSIRIVQVDGLTGGGSTTAGDGLVGTGGDQNLASAAVSAALRYRAQAPVIDGLMKELGLDGSTLDTLVKSAVDPAPVAPVIVEKILPDKAEG